The DNA region GGTTCTATCTGACTCTCTATTGGCAATTAGCATAAAATTtacagaagtaatgataataaagaaaatatatgagtAGTATTGCTAATATTTAATAATTGTGAGGACCATAATGGTAAGGACTTCGGATATGAAAAGAAGGTTTCGTAAAAAAAAGTTTAGTATATCACAGCGCAACTACAGCAAAAGTATAACTATAAAATTGCTTAAAAGTGACTAAATATCACTTTATTACGTGTTCTCTACAATGATTTTTACATCCTTATTTGACAATAACAGGTTTAGATATAAATGCAGGGGAATCATACGAAAGATCATGCTCCCCTAATGAGAGCCAACGGACCTCGCACGAGAGGACCCGAGGACGCGGATTGCGCATTACGTGATATCAATACGACGTCCGTACGAGGCGATGACGTCAGCGCACTGGCGTGGTGAGAGCGGCCAGGTGGTGATGGCCGCCAGGGAGGTGAGGGCGGGGCAGGCCTCCACCAGCCTCTCCACCAGCGTCGGCGAGGCCACGGGAGGCCACTCGAGGGTGAGGTCACGGAGCGCGGGGCGGCACAGCACGGCCTCCAGGTCGGGTTCGGAAGGCATGTCCGCAGGAACGACGTCGGAGTCTTTGAAGTGGAGGTGTACGGAGGCGAGGCGGGGGGCGCCGCCCAAGACGTAGCGCGTGAGAGAGGCGCCCAGCTGCCACacggagggggagatgagggcggGGCGGCCGGCCAGGGCAGAGGGTACAAGCGTCACTTCGCGTAGGGACGGGAAGGGGGCGCGTCGTGGAGGAGTCACCAGGTGGCCTCTAGCCTCGAGGCTGGAGGAGGTCACGCTGAGGACTTGGAGGCCTGGGCAGCTGCGGGCAATGGCTGACACCAAATCATGGCTGACGTCCCACACGTCCGACACACGCAGCACTGTCAGGGCGCTGACGTCGACGTCCTGCAGGGTCGAGCCTAGACTCGAAGCGAGGCTAGCTTGCTGCAGGACAAGCACTCGTAACTGTGGTAGCCTCTGGACGATCTCCGAGAGGCACGGAGGGCCGATAAGGTTTAATAACTTGATTCTCGGACACGTCTGAGCAATGCGGAGAAAGAATGAAGACGGTATGTAGACTAGCTGGTAGCCAGTGCCTCGTTCGTACCAACACAGGTCTATTCTCTCCAGTCCGAGATGCCTCGCCGTGGCAGGCTGGGCACCTGCACTCGCACCATCATACTCCTGGCCTGGAGATCCTTGCAACATGCCTTCCCGTCTGCCGCTGGTCATCTCAAGGATCGCATTAGGAAGTTCTTTGTGAAATAACACCTTCAGACCAGTCAGAGTCCGCAGGAGGCGACACACGCCTTTCGTTTCACACAGGCGCCCGAAGTTAAACAGCCAAAGGGAAGTGATGCTGCGGCAGCGTTGGAAATCAGCGATTCCTTCGCCTTCGCTGAAAAGATCGCCGTTATAGACAATTTTCAATTCCCGAAGATTAAGGCAGTGTCGCCCTACGACCTTAACAGCCCAGTGGAAGGAGTACCTCGTGGGAGGCAGGAGAGCCAGGGTCACCAGGTGCTGTAGATGCTGCAGACTCAAGATGGCTGTGCTCAGTCCGGCGTCGCTCCGCGGCGCGATCGTCATGTTCAGAGACTCGAGCTTTCTGCAGCAACGCAGCTTCCTGTAGAGAGTCTCCTCCAGGCCAGATGAGCAGCCTTCGATCGCAGACGTTGAACACCGCGTCAGTTTCCCACAGAAAGCGTAGTCCATTATTCTCTCAAaatatttctttccttcatcaCGATAACGGATGCGCTTGACGGCTTCATCCATCAGAATCTTGGCATACTCATTCCACAGAGTCGATGGCATGCTGTGGAAGTATTTCTTAATTACACTAAATAAAAGATCGGAGGTCGAGTATGTCACACATGTATCGTCTCTAAATTTCTTTCGTTTATTGTTCAAACATGTGCCAGTTTGACATAAGTCTCCTTTCTCACTATAGTTTTCTAATCttatccgttttctttgatgtATCATTTCGTCATCTTCAGCACCGTCTTCTGagctccattttcttttattactgcTTCCTACATCTTTTTCAAATTTTTCAAATCGCTTTTTCTTTTTGGGTGagtttcccctctcctcatctccgcaAGAGTAACTACGTTTTCT from Penaeus chinensis breed Huanghai No. 1 chromosome 31, ASM1920278v2, whole genome shotgun sequence includes:
- the LOC125041945 gene encoding uncharacterized protein LOC125041945 produces the protein MPRRRLTSLKTITVLETARLSLNAIENILLHERDEDVNRREWVGHCKRKRSYSCGDEERGNSPKKKKRFEKFEKDVGSSNKRKWSSEDGAEDDEMIHQRKRIRLENYSEKGDLCQTGTCLNNKRKKFRDDTCVTYSTSDLLFSVIKKYFHSMPSTLWNEYAKILMDEAVKRIRYRDEGKKYFERIMDYAFCGKLTRCSTSAIEGCSSGLEETLYRKLRCCRKLESLNMTIAPRSDAGLSTAILSLQHLQHLVTLALLPPTRYSFHWAVKVVGRHCLNLRELKIVYNGDLFSEGEGIADFQRCRSITSLWLFNFGRLCETKGVCRLLRTLTGLKVLFHKELPNAILEMTSGRREGMLQGSPGQEYDGASAGAQPATARHLGLERIDLCWYERGTGYQLVYIPSSFFLRIAQTCPRIKLLNLIGPPCLSEIVQRLPQLRVLVLQQASLASSLGSTLQDVDVSALTVLRVSDVWDVSHDLVSAIARSCPGLQVLSVTSSSLEARGHLVTPPRRAPFPSLREVTLVPSALAGRPALISPSVWQLGASLTRYVLGGAPRLASVHLHFKDSDVVPADMPSEPDLEAVLCRPALRDLTLEWPPVASPTLVERLVEACPALTSLAAITTWPLSPRQCADVIASYGRRIDIT